DNA from Paludisphaera mucosa:
TCGGCCTGCCATCAGGGGACCCTCCAAATCCGCCGGGCCGACGGCGAGATCACCGTCGTCGCCCTCGACGAGAACACTGAAGTCGACGTGCTCTCCCCGGGCGCCGTCTGAGCGGAAGTCCGTGATCGGGCGAAAGGTCGCGTCGAGCATGGTCGCCACCAACTACGTCTTCGTCGGGCTCCTGCTGCTGGTTGCGACCGGGTTCGCGACGGCCCCGCTGGCGATCGTCGCCCTGGTCGCGCCGCGTAAGCGGTCGTTGACCAAGGCGGACACGTACGAGTGCGGCGTGCGGACGCACGGCGAGACCTGGGTCCGCTTTCGGATCCAGTATTACATCTACGCCATCATGTTCGTCGTCTTCGACGTAGAGACGGTGTTCCTATACCCCTGGGCGGTCGCATACGGGTCGCTGGGCCCGTTCGCCCTGGTGGAGATGGCGGTCTTCCTCGCCCTGCTGTTCGCGGGCCTGGCTTACGCCTGGGCCAAGGGCGCGCTTCGCTGGGTCTGAGCCGCGCGGATCGCGCGAGGGGTCGCCGTCGACGAGGACGGCAGGAAAGGAAGGGCGGGCGTGGACGTCGGGAAGCTCGGGGACGGGACGGCCTTGATCGCCCAGTCGCATCGCGTCGACCTGAGCCTGAGTACCGCATTGATCTGGACGGCCTGGCTGCTGATCGGCTTCGTCGCGGTCTTCCCGGGAATCGTGGCCTACATGGTCTGGCTCGAGCGCAAGGTCGCCGCGCGGTTCCAGGACCGGATCGGCCCCAATCGCGTCGGCCCGCTGGGCCTCCTGCAGCCGATCGCCGACGCCATCAAGCTGATCATCAAGGAGAGCCTAGTCCCGCGATCGGCCGACAAGGTCGTCCACCTACTGGCTCCCGTCATGGTCCTGGTCTCGGCTTTCCTCACGCTGGCGGTCGTCCCCTTCGCGGTCGGGCTCGTCCCCATCGACCCGCCCTCGGCCCTGATATACCTGATCGCGGTTTCGAGCATCAGCCCGCTGGGCCTCTTCCTGGCCGGCTGGTCGAGTCGCAACAAGTACTCGCTCCTGGGAGCGATGCGGTCGGTCGCCCAGCTCGTCTCGTACGAGATCCCGCAGGTGCTGTCCACCATCCCGATCGTGCTCTGGGCGGGGAGTCTGAGTCTCGTCTCGATCTTCGACCATCAGACGAGGTTCGGCTGGAACGCCTTCAATCCGCCCGGCCTGCTGGCCTTGATGATCTACTTCATCGCGAGCCTCGCCGAGGTCAACCGCGCGCCGTTCGACCTGCCCGAGGCCGAGTCGGAGATCGTCGCCGGCTACCACACCGAGTATTCGGGCATGCGCTTCGGGCTCTTCTTCCTGGCCGAATACCTGAGCCTCTTCTCCATCAGCTGCGTGGGGACCGTTCTCTTCCTGGGGGGCGGGACGCCCTTGCCGTTCTCCTCGTTCCCGGTGAATCTCCTCACCGGTTCGGTCGCCTCGTACCTGTTCGTCGACGCGATCCTCCTGGCCGTGTTCCTGCTCAAGGTCCTGATGTTCATCACCACGATGTTCTGGGTGCGGGCGACCTTGCCGCGGCTCCGGATCGACCGGCTGATGAACTTCGCATGGAAATACCTCGTCCCGCTCAGCGTTCTCAACGTCGTGTTCGCGGCCGTCTGGTATGAGCTGGTCGTGCGTCCCGGCGGGCCGACTGCGACGAACTGGGCGCTGGGGATGACGGCGACCGGCGTGCTCGTGGTCGCCGCCGTGCAACTCGTCTTCTGGTCGAATCGCAGGCTCGCCGCCGCCGGCCCGATCGACGCCGACTGGCCGAAACTCGGCGCGGCCGAAGCCGCCCGCTGAAGTGGAATTCGTCGCGGCGAAATCGCCGCATGGGAGTCGCCGTCGTGGCCCGGATCCTGTTTCTGGCGATCGCCGCCCTGGGACTTCTCGCCGCGCTGGGGACGGTCCTCTCCCGCAACCTGGTCCACGCCGCGATCCACCTGGTCGGCTTCTTCCTGTGCGTCGCCGGCCTCTTCGTGATGCTCGAAGCCGAGTTCCTGGCCGCCGTGCAGGTGCTGGTCTACGTCGGCGCCGTGGCGATCCTGCTGATGTTCGGGATCATGCTCACGCGGAACACGAGGGGCGACGACGCGAGCAGCCTCTCGGGCCCCTGGCGGACGCCGGGACTGCTGGCCGGCCTTTGCGTCTTCGCCGTACTCGTCTTCGGGATCAACAACGCCGTCTCGCCGGCGGGGAAGGGCCTCTGGGTCGAGACCACCACTCGACCGGCCCTCGTCCCGCGAGACGATGAACCGGCCTGGGAATCAGAGCGGCGACGGGCGATCGACGACATGGCGCGGGTGGTGGGCGTGGAATTCATGACCCGCTATGCGATGGCGTTCGAGCTGGCCGGCTTGTTGCTCACGGCCGCCCTCGTCGGCGCCGTGGCCCTGGCTCATCGCGACGAGCATCCGTCGGCGAGCGGCTCGGAGGACGATTCTCGCGAGGAGACCGTCGAGGAACCCGTCGGTTCGGCCCCTTCGTGAGCGTGAAGCGATCCGTCCGAATCCATTACGACGAAGCCTGTGAGACGACCCTGAAGGCGACATGGCGAACGACATCCCCCTGAGCTGGTTCCTCTATTTCGCGGCGGCCGCTTTCGCGACCGGGCTGGTCGGCGTGCTGCTGCGCCGCAATGCGATCGCCGTGCTGATGGCGATCGAGATCATGCTGAACGCCGCGAACGTCAACCTCGTGGCCTTCTGGCGCTACGGCACGCCCGCCGCCGGCTCGGGCCCCTTGCCCGGGGTGATCATCGCCCTGCTCGTCATCACCATCGCCGCCGCCGAGGTGGCCGTCGGACTCGGCCTCATCTTGCTCTGCTATCGCCGCTGGCGGGCGGTGGACGTCGACCGCTACGACTCGATGTCGGGCTGAAGCGACCCGCCCCCTGGACGCTCGAAGGACGACCGTGAACGTTTACCTCCTGGATTACCGAGACTTCTGGTGCGTCGCCCCGGCCCTCGCGTTGGCCTTCTGGGGCTTCGTCGTCGTCGCCGCCGACCTGGCCCGATTCCATCGTCTCGACGCAGCGGCCCGACGGCTCGCCCTCGGCCGATTGACGCTGACGGGCGTCGGAATCGCGCTGGGGTTCGCGTCGATCCTCCTCGGGATCGACTCGCTGGCCCAGTCGGACTCCCCTCGACTCGAGTGGATCTTCGGGCCTTCGCTCGGGACGTATTTCGCCCGGACGGACGGGTTGATCTTCGTGGGAACCCTGGCGCGGGGGCTGCCCACCGACGTCCTCAACGTCCTGTTCCTGGTCCTGCTGGGGATGGTCGTCTGGATGTCGACCGCTTACGCGTTCACGGACGACCTGGGCGAATACTTCGCGCTCCTGCTCTGGGCCACGGTCGGCATGATGCTGCTGGCCGCCTCGGAGGAGTTGGCGACCCTGTTCATCGCGCTCGAGACGATGACGATCTGCCTCTATCTCATGGCCGGCTTCGAGAAGACGAGGCGACGCTCGCCCGAAGCGGGGCTCAAGTATTTCGTGTACGGCTCGGTCTCCTCGGCCCTCTTCCTCTACGGTTTGAGCTTCGTCTACGGCCTGACCGGGACGACCTATTTCGACGCCGTCGGCCGTGTTTTGATGTCCGGCCCCAGCCCCGCGGGCCTGGCGGGGAACCTGGTCGGCGGGGCGGCGCTGCTACTGATGCTGGTCGGCTTCGGCTTCAAGATTGCGGCCGTGCCGTTCCACTCGTGGGCCCCGGACGTCTATGAAGGGGCGCCGGCACCGGTGGCGGCCTGGATCGCCACGGGCTCGAAGATCGCCAGCTTCGTCGCCCTGTTGAAGGTCTTCCTCCACGCCCTGGGCGGCTGGTCGCACCCGTCGAAGGAAGTGATGGGTCCCGGCTGGCTGGGGGTCGTGATCGTGATGGCCGCGGCGACGATGACCTACGGCAACTTCGCGGCCCTCGCACAGAAGAACTTCAAAAGGATGCTCGCCTACTCGTCGATCGCGCACGCCGGATACCTGCTCGTGGGCGTCGCGGCGGCGAGCGTCTCGGCCGAAGGGCCCTCGGCGGCCGGGGCCGTCCTTTACTACCTGGTGGTCTACGCCTTCGCGAACGTCGGCGCGTTCGCGGTCGCGGCCTGGCTGGCCCGCGATCGCGGCGACGATACGATCGGCGACCTCGACGGATTGAGTCGTCGGTCGCCCATCCTGGCGCTTTGCATCGTGGTGCTGATGCTCTCGCTTATCGGAGTGCCGCCGTTCGGAGGGTTCTTCGGCAAGCTCTACATCTTCATGGAGGCGCTCCGCCAGGGGCCGTCCGGCAGCCGGATCGTGCTGACCTGGCTGGTCGCCCTGGGCCTGTTCAACTCGGTGGTCTCGGCCTTTTATTACGTCCGGGTGCTGAAAGCGATCTATCTGCGTGAGCCGAAGGGCAAGCCCCTCCAACCGGCTGAAGCAGCACTGGCCTGGCCGATCGCGCTGTCGGCCGTCGTCGTGACCGCGTTGGGAGTCGCGCCTGGGCCGCTGGTCGACGTCATGAAATCGATCGCCCAGCCGATGCTGACCGCGGCGAGACTTGAGACCCCGGCCGCGGCGGCCGCCGACGTCCGACCACGACCCGTCGCCTGGGCCCCCCCATCACGAACCGAATGAGACGTCGCGGCCATGGCCATCATCAACACGTTCCAGAAATGCCTGGAGAGTCCTTACCTCGTTGCGGATCCCGAGGCCTCGGCGCGAATCGGCGAGCTGCTGGCCAAGGCCGCCGACCGACTCGAAGCCGCGGCGAACATCCACGAATCGGGGCAGGGCGATCCGGCCGACGTGCTCTTCTTCAGTTATGAGTCCATGTTCTGCTGTCTG
Protein-coding regions in this window:
- a CDS encoding NADH-quinone oxidoreductase subunit A, coding for MVATNYVFVGLLLLVATGFATAPLAIVALVAPRKRSLTKADTYECGVRTHGETWVRFRIQYYIYAIMFVVFDVETVFLYPWAVAYGSLGPFALVEMAVFLALLFAGLAYAWAKGALRWV
- the nuoH gene encoding NADH-quinone oxidoreductase subunit NuoH; protein product: MDVGKLGDGTALIAQSHRVDLSLSTALIWTAWLLIGFVAVFPGIVAYMVWLERKVAARFQDRIGPNRVGPLGLLQPIADAIKLIIKESLVPRSADKVVHLLAPVMVLVSAFLTLAVVPFAVGLVPIDPPSALIYLIAVSSISPLGLFLAGWSSRNKYSLLGAMRSVAQLVSYEIPQVLSTIPIVLWAGSLSLVSIFDHQTRFGWNAFNPPGLLALMIYFIASLAEVNRAPFDLPEAESEIVAGYHTEYSGMRFGLFFLAEYLSLFSISCVGTVLFLGGGTPLPFSSFPVNLLTGSVASYLFVDAILLAVFLLKVLMFITTMFWVRATLPRLRIDRLMNFAWKYLVPLSVLNVVFAAVWYELVVRPGGPTATNWALGMTATGVLVVAAVQLVFWSNRRLAAAGPIDADWPKLGAAEAAR
- a CDS encoding NADH-quinone oxidoreductase subunit J family protein; the protein is MGVAVVARILFLAIAALGLLAALGTVLSRNLVHAAIHLVGFFLCVAGLFVMLEAEFLAAVQVLVYVGAVAILLMFGIMLTRNTRGDDASSLSGPWRTPGLLAGLCVFAVLVFGINNAVSPAGKGLWVETTTRPALVPRDDEPAWESERRRAIDDMARVVGVEFMTRYAMAFELAGLLLTAALVGAVALAHRDEHPSASGSEDDSREETVEEPVGSAPS
- the nuoK gene encoding NADH-quinone oxidoreductase subunit NuoK; its protein translation is MANDIPLSWFLYFAAAAFATGLVGVLLRRNAIAVLMAIEIMLNAANVNLVAFWRYGTPAAGSGPLPGVIIALLVITIAAAEVAVGLGLILLCYRRWRAVDVDRYDSMSG
- a CDS encoding NADH-quinone oxidoreductase subunit N; amino-acid sequence: MNVYLLDYRDFWCVAPALALAFWGFVVVAADLARFHRLDAAARRLALGRLTLTGVGIALGFASILLGIDSLAQSDSPRLEWIFGPSLGTYFARTDGLIFVGTLARGLPTDVLNVLFLVLLGMVVWMSTAYAFTDDLGEYFALLLWATVGMMLLAASEELATLFIALETMTICLYLMAGFEKTRRRSPEAGLKYFVYGSVSSALFLYGLSFVYGLTGTTYFDAVGRVLMSGPSPAGLAGNLVGGAALLLMLVGFGFKIAAVPFHSWAPDVYEGAPAPVAAWIATGSKIASFVALLKVFLHALGGWSHPSKEVMGPGWLGVVIVMAAATMTYGNFAALAQKNFKRMLAYSSIAHAGYLLVGVAAASVSAEGPSAAGAVLYYLVVYAFANVGAFAVAAWLARDRGDDTIGDLDGLSRRSPILALCIVVLMLSLIGVPPFGGFFGKLYIFMEALRQGPSGSRIVLTWLVALGLFNSVVSAFYYVRVLKAIYLREPKGKPLQPAEAALAWPIALSAVVVTALGVAPGPLVDVMKSIAQPMLTAARLETPAAAAADVRPRPVAWAPPSRTE